The genomic DNA GTTCATTCAACACCACATTCGATAACAATGGTGAGATAATCGAACCTTGAGCTGTGCCTTTCTCTGTAAAAACAATTCCTGAAATTTCTCCTTTAAACATGTCTGAAATAATACTAATGAGCTTTTTATCCTGCATTCCTATCATCCCACCACCACGATATGCAATTTGTTGTTCTATATCAGTTTTTCTGCCTGTTCAAGTGCATTTTCCACACCTCTATTTGAATGGATTCCATGCTTCTATCATGAAATTTTGATTCGCATATAGACTCTAACACTTTCAGAATACATTGATGTATCAGCCTGTCTTAAATCGAAGCAATCCCAAGCGGTCTTTTCTTTCCATTACCTTTGTCAATCTCCACTCGTCTGATAGCTTTCGGCGTATACAATCCCAGTTTATTACGGACAAGTTAAATGATTTCTTTTTCAGTCATTTTTGCTAAATGCTCTATCATTTTTCCGTCAACCACCCCCCCGGTGTGGTACTCCTATCATTCTTTTTCATGTTTCGATAGGCGAGTTTGATATTCTCTTTCATAAAAATCAATTCTATCAAGTTTTTAAATTTCCTGTTTTCTAAACTTTTCTGGTATAGTTCGCCAAATACCTCCTGAAATCCATAATACTAAATATTTCTTAGAGTCTGATGTTTCAGCACTTTCCTCGACACTGCCAAAGTAGGCTGAATAAATTCAGCCATCAATTTTAATTCTAATACAGGTTTTATCCCTCATTAGAGTTTATACGATAACAAGTCGCACATATGCTTGATCCTTCCCTTAATTTAATTTTAATATTTTCTTTTAATGAAAAACTTTTTAAAAATTTTTCTTGTAGTTCTCCTGACATTGTATATCTTTCAAGTGTTGCCTCTTTATATATTAACCACTTCACCTTTACTACTACAGCCGAATCTCTAACTAAACCAACATTAGCATTAGCCTTAATTTCTTTGTCATTTACTGCAAAAAGTAAATTTGTTGTCAGTGTTAATACAATAAATATTTTCTTTTTCATCTTTTCTCCTTATCTATAATTATTAAGCATGCGATAACATAATTCTACTAAACAAATAAAAATTTTTAAGGAAAATTGACCTTTTAACTACAAGGTTTTCTTTATATTAATTCTATATATTACTATAAGGTTTTCTCTATATCTTCTATACTTTCATACCCCTTTTTCTTCACTATATCTGTAAAAATTTTTTCAACAAGATTATATTTTAAATCTTTAACAAACTCAAAATAATATAAATTAGTTGTATAAGAATAAGTCATATGTTCTCCAATAAAATATACTCTTGCATTTGTTAATTGATTTTCACAGTTATTTTCAATAGGTCTGCATAACTTTGAAAATTTTGGATATTTATTTACAACTTCTTTCTCCCATTCCAAAACTATACTTTCTATTCTTTCAATAACTCTTAATTTCATTATATCTTCTTTAGGTAAGTACATTTTAATTTTTTCATATTCATCAGGATGAGTTGTTTTCATCATATATGCATACTTTTCAAACATTAAATTTCTACAATATTCAGATGCATTTAATAAATCATTATAATAACTATCTTGAACATCTTCACTTAAATTTTCCCATTGGCTGGTACGGTTAATAAAAAACTCTTCTTTATTGTCCTGACAACTTGCACGACCACCAGTATTATTAAGGTTTGTGAATAAATCCCACTCCATTTCAACTATTTCTTTAACTATCCCCATAAATTAATCACTCCAGCAACCTAAACTTCTAATCTCATCATTTCTTATTTTATTTTGAATTATCATGGCACATTCAATTAAATCTATTGAATTTGCTAGTTTTAAATCTTCCATTATTTTATTACTTATTTCATCAATAATATTTATTTTGGCATTATATGTAGTTTCTTGTAATACTAATTTTTTTAATAAATCATATATTTCAGGTTCTATATTTTTTAACATTTTATGTTGCCATTTATAGTAAGGACAATATATTTTATTAATCAAACAATACATTTCAATTACACTTGTTATAAATAATCCCAAAGCTTGTGTTGAAGCTACATATTCATTTCTTCTTATACATCTTGTATAGTTATATAATCCTTCTCTATGTATTTGCATGCATCTAGTTGCCATCATATTAAGTCTTATATCTTCAGGATAATATTTCACTTTATTTCTTATTTCAGTTATTATTCCTAATTCATCAACAAATATTTCGCCATTTGTAAATGAAGATAATAAATATTGAGGTATCCTTCTAAAATTCATATCATTTTCAGGACCAGTTAAACTACCTAAAAAGCTGTAAATATAGTCATTTATATTTAAAAATCCTCTTCTATTTTCTCCCCATTCACTTTTATTTATAATCTTAAATCCCATATATGTATCATCTAAAGTTTCCATAAATTTTTCTATTTTCTCTTTATTTGATACATAATCTTGTTCCTTTATCCAAATACAAGGCATAGGATAAAAATCATGATCTCTTGAAATTAAATCATCAAATCCATAACATTCAGATCCATAACCAATTAATCCCGCAGATATTGGTATATCAAAATTTTCTTTTATTTTTTTATAAAGTACTTCTTCAAAGTATTTTTTTGATAACTCTAAACCAGTCATTCGTGTTTACCCATTTCCATAGTTTCTTTTACTAAGTTAATATTTTGTTCTAAATTTTTATAACTCATACTATCTGTCCCAAAGGAATTTTTACAAATTTCTAAACTATTATTAAAAAGTTCTAGTGACTTTTCAAATTCCCCTTTATAATACATTGCAATTGCTAGATTATTTAACGCTGCTGAATACATTGAATGGTTTTTACCTACTTCTTTTTCATATATTTCAAAACATTGCTTTATTAAATCATCGGATTTTTCAGATTCTCCTAACATTCTATATGCTATTGCCATATTATTTAAAGTTGTTGCAAAAGCAATTTTGCTTTCTTTTTTATCTTTTAATATTTCATAACTTTTTAAATGATACGATAAAGCTTTATCACTATTTTTAATATCTTGATAAAAAAGTCCTAAATTATTACAAACACCTGCATATTCATATGATTCTTGCATATTATTTGAATCATATACCCTTATAACTTCTAAATACATGTCTTCTATTTTATCAAGTTCATTTGCAAATCTATAAACTTCTGCTAAATTAAGACATGTTGTTGCATATGGAACACAGTCTTTTGAAAATTTTTCTTCTATAATATCTTTTGCTCTTTTTATACTTTCTACTGCTAAATCATATTTACCTATATATTTTGCAGCCCCACCCAATTCATTTAACATATTAATTGCTTGATTGCTTGTACTTCCGTAAACTTCTTCTGTTACTCTTGTCATTTCAATTAATAAATCAACTTCTTCTATACCTTTACTCTCTTTTTGAAGTATAATTCTTTTTTCTACTGCATTTTTTAAAAATGAAAGTTTTTCACTTATAGTTTTCATATTAATCACCACTTATCTGTAAATTCAATTAATTGTGCAGCCATTAGCGGCTCCATTGATGAATGACCACAAGCATCAACAAAAACCAATTCACAATTATTCATATTTTTATATAATTCATATGCTCCGCTTGGTCTGCAATCCACATCATATCTTCCATGACATATGTAAGTTCGTATATCTTTTATTCTATCCACGTTATTTAATATATAGTTATCTTCAGGTAAAAAACTTTTATTAAAAAAATAGTGACATTCCATTCTTGCAATAGCTATATCATAATCTGTAACTTCTTTTGCAAGTTCTCTTGGATAAAGAGACACACAACTACTTTCCCAATCATTCCAATATTTTGCATATTTTGCAACTATATTCATATCACTTGAACCCAAGTATTTCATATAGCTTCCAATAATATCTTTTCTTTCACTATCTGATAATACTGAAATATATTTATCAAATGCTTCAGGGAAAAATTGTGCGGCTCCACCGCAATAAAGCCAATCAACGTCTTCTTGTCTTGCTAAAAATATACCTCTTAATATCATTCCGCTAACAAATTCTGGATAATTTATTGCATATACAAGGCTTAATGCCGTTCCCCAACTTCCTCCAAATAATATCCATTTATCTATATTTAATTTTTTTCTTAGTGTCTCCATATCTGATACTAAATCAAATGTTGTATTTTCTCTTAATTCCACAAAAGGTTTTGATCTTCCACAGCCTCTTTGATCAAATATTATTATTCTATACTTATTTTTATCAAAAAATTTTCTTGCAAGTTCTCCACTTCCTCCACCAGGACCACCATGTACATAAACTATAGGTAAACCATTAGGATTACCGCATTGCTCATAATATATTTCGTGTATATCACTTACTTTTAAATAACCACTTTCATATGGCATAACTTCATCGTATAACGCTTCCATACTATCACCCTTTATTTCATATATGTAGATTGTATCAATATTGAAAATATAAATCAAATATATTAAAAGTTAATTATATAAAACAACTAAATAATTATGTTTCTTATTTAATTATGCTTTTTAGTTTATAAAAAAATAAATTTTTATAAATATATTCTAATGATTTTAGTTTTTTTTAGGTAAAATAAAGATATAAATTAAAAGGAGTTTTAACATATGAAATATATTGATAAAATTTTAAAATTATATAAAAATGAAAATAATTGTATAAAAAGATATGAAAATTTATTATATGAATACAAAAAGCAATTTGGAAATACAGATGATTATGAATTATTTTCATCTTCAGGAAGAACCGAAATTATCGGAAACCACACAGATCATAATCATGGTAAAGTTGTTTGTGCAAGTATAAATCTTGATACAATAGCAATAGCTTGTAAAAATAACGATAATAAAATAAGAATAAAAAGTCTGGAATATAATGAAAATTATGTAATAGATTTAAATAATTTAGATGTTGAAAAAAATAATTCTTGGTCTTGTATTTTAGTAAAAGGAATGTTAAATGCTTTAAAAAAATCAGGAAATATTGGAGGATTTAATGCTTGTATAACTTCAACTGTTATTTCTTCTGCCGGAGTAAGTTCTTCTGCATCATTTGAAATGCTTATAGGTACTATAATAAATTCATTTTATAATAACGACAAACTTGATATAGTAACTCTTGCAAAAGCAGGACAATAT from Caviibacter abscessus includes the following:
- a CDS encoding DUF4125 family protein; translation: MGIVKEIVEMEWDLFTNLNNTGGRASCQDNKEEFFINRTSQWENLSEDVQDSYYNDLLNASEYCRNLMFEKYAYMMKTTHPDEYEKIKMYLPKEDIMKLRVIERIESIVLEWEKEVVNKYPKFSKLCRPIENNCENQLTNARVYFIGEHMTYSYTTNLYYFEFVKDLKYNLVEKIFTDIVKKKGYESIEDIEKTL
- a CDS encoding DUF4037 domain-containing protein — its product is MTGLELSKKYFEEVLYKKIKENFDIPISAGLIGYGSECYGFDDLISRDHDFYPMPCIWIKEQDYVSNKEKIEKFMETLDDTYMGFKIINKSEWGENRRGFLNINDYIYSFLGSLTGPENDMNFRRIPQYLLSSFTNGEIFVDELGIITEIRNKVKYYPEDIRLNMMATRCMQIHREGLYNYTRCIRRNEYVASTQALGLFITSVIEMYCLINKIYCPYYKWQHKMLKNIEPEIYDLLKKLVLQETTYNAKINIIDEISNKIMEDLKLANSIDLIECAMIIQNKIRNDEIRSLGCWSD
- a CDS encoding tetratricopeptide repeat protein codes for the protein MKTISEKLSFLKNAVEKRIILQKESKGIEEVDLLIEMTRVTEEVYGSTSNQAINMLNELGGAAKYIGKYDLAVESIKRAKDIIEEKFSKDCVPYATTCLNLAEVYRFANELDKIEDMYLEVIRVYDSNNMQESYEYAGVCNNLGLFYQDIKNSDKALSYHLKSYEILKDKKESKIAFATTLNNMAIAYRMLGESEKSDDLIKQCFEIYEKEVGKNHSMYSAALNNLAIAMYYKGEFEKSLELFNNSLEICKNSFGTDSMSYKNLEQNINLVKETMEMGKHE
- the pip gene encoding prolyl aminopeptidase translates to MEALYDEVMPYESGYLKVSDIHEIYYEQCGNPNGLPIVYVHGGPGGGSGELARKFFDKNKYRIIIFDQRGCGRSKPFVELRENTTFDLVSDMETLRKKLNIDKWILFGGSWGTALSLVYAINYPEFVSGMILRGIFLARQEDVDWLYCGGAAQFFPEAFDKYISVLSDSERKDIIGSYMKYLGSSDMNIVAKYAKYWNDWESSCVSLYPRELAKEVTDYDIAIARMECHYFFNKSFLPEDNYILNNVDRIKDIRTYICHGRYDVDCRPSGAYELYKNMNNCELVFVDACGHSSMEPLMAAQLIEFTDKW